In one Melopsittacus undulatus isolate bMelUnd1 chromosome 4, bMelUnd1.mat.Z, whole genome shotgun sequence genomic region, the following are encoded:
- the LOC101881568 gene encoding cyclin-J isoform X2, which yields MDRYDISVQQLHVVALSCLLLASKFEEKEDSVPKLDQLNSLGCMTNMNLVLTKQNLLHMELLLLETFQWNLCLPTAAHFIDYYLSIAVHETDLHDGWPMVCLEKTKLYMAKYADYFLEVSLQDHAFLNYAPSLVATACVASSRIILRLSPTWPTRLHHLTAYSWDFLVPCIERLLIAHDNDVKEANKQKGQHAQSAQHTVFQTPAPTPQQANAQQHIPQYLQAHQSSLQYHHQTSQQQNCQQILSSNHTASYPLQTCPAALQSSVQARGHAQTSAAMSLAAPLEVKPCISVSYNRSYQVNGRYSCITPCFER from the exons ATGGATCGTTATGACATATCTGTACAGCAGCTGCATGTGGTTGCTCTTTCCTGTTTACTTCTAGCAA GTAAatttgaagaaaaggaagacagtgTTCCCAAACTTGACCAGCTGAACAGCTTGGGTTGTATGACTAACATGAACCTGGTACTAACAAAACAGAATTTGCTTCACATGGAGTTGTTGTTGCTAGAAACATTTCAGTGGAATTTGTGCCTCCCAACTGCTGCTCATTTCATCGACTATTATCTTTCTATTGCTGTCCATGAGACTGATCTTCATGATGGCTGGCCAATGGTTTGCTTAGAGAAGACTAAATTATATATGGCAAAATATGCTGATTACTTTCTGGAAGTATCCCTTCAAG atcatgcatttttaaattacgCTCCTTCTTTAGTTGCTACTGCATGTGTAGCCTCTTCAAGGATTATCTTGCGTCTCTCACCAACGTGGCCTACCCGACTGCATCATCTTACTGCATACTCCTGGGATTTTCTAGTGCCATGTATTGAGCGACTATTAAT TGCGCATGATAACGATGTGAAggaagcaaacaagcaaaaaggaCAACATGCTCAGTCTGCCCAACACACTGTTTTTCAGACCCCAGCTCCAACTCCACAGCAGGCTAATGCTCAACAGCACATACCACAGTATCTCCAAGCTCATCAGTCTTCATTACAGTATCACCATCAGACatcacagcagcaaaactgtcAACAGATACTATCATCTAATCATACAGCATCTTACCCACTTCAGACTTGCCCTGCTGCCCTACAGTCTAGTGTTCAGGCTCGAGGCCATGCACAGACTAGTGCTGCAATGTCACTCGCTGCTCCGCTAGAAGTGAAGCCATGTATAAGTGTCTCCTACAACCGGAGTTATCAAGTGAATGGACGATATTCCTGTATCACTCCCTGCTTTGAGAGGTGA
- the LOC101881568 gene encoding cyclin-J isoform X1: MELEAQWWTGQLAADIHQALRYKELKLPSYKGQSPQLHLRRYFADLIAIVSNRFRLCPAARHLAVYLLDLFMDRYDISVQQLHVVALSCLLLASKFEEKEDSVPKLDQLNSLGCMTNMNLVLTKQNLLHMELLLLETFQWNLCLPTAAHFIDYYLSIAVHETDLHDGWPMVCLEKTKLYMAKYADYFLEVSLQDHAFLNYAPSLVATACVASSRIILRLSPTWPTRLHHLTAYSWDFLVPCIERLLIAHDNDVKEANKQKGQHAQSAQHTVFQTPAPTPQQANAQQHIPQYLQAHQSSLQYHHQTSQQQNCQQILSSNHTASYPLQTCPAALQSSVQARGHAQTSAAMSLAAPLEVKPCISVSYNRSYQVNGRYSCITPCFER, encoded by the exons ATGGAGCTGGAGGCGCAGTGGTGGACAGGACAGCTGGCTGCCGACATCCACCAAGCGCTTCGCTACAAG GAGCTGAAGCTGCCCTCCTACAAAGGACAATCTCCCCAGTTACATCTGAGAAGATACTTTGCAGATCTGATTGCCATTGTGAGCAATCGGTTCAGACTTTGTCCTGCTGCACGACATCTAGCTGTATATCTGTTGGACCTCTTTATGGATCGTTATGACATATCTGTACAGCAGCTGCATGTGGTTGCTCTTTCCTGTTTACTTCTAGCAA GTAAatttgaagaaaaggaagacagtgTTCCCAAACTTGACCAGCTGAACAGCTTGGGTTGTATGACTAACATGAACCTGGTACTAACAAAACAGAATTTGCTTCACATGGAGTTGTTGTTGCTAGAAACATTTCAGTGGAATTTGTGCCTCCCAACTGCTGCTCATTTCATCGACTATTATCTTTCTATTGCTGTCCATGAGACTGATCTTCATGATGGCTGGCCAATGGTTTGCTTAGAGAAGACTAAATTATATATGGCAAAATATGCTGATTACTTTCTGGAAGTATCCCTTCAAG atcatgcatttttaaattacgCTCCTTCTTTAGTTGCTACTGCATGTGTAGCCTCTTCAAGGATTATCTTGCGTCTCTCACCAACGTGGCCTACCCGACTGCATCATCTTACTGCATACTCCTGGGATTTTCTAGTGCCATGTATTGAGCGACTATTAAT TGCGCATGATAACGATGTGAAggaagcaaacaagcaaaaaggaCAACATGCTCAGTCTGCCCAACACACTGTTTTTCAGACCCCAGCTCCAACTCCACAGCAGGCTAATGCTCAACAGCACATACCACAGTATCTCCAAGCTCATCAGTCTTCATTACAGTATCACCATCAGACatcacagcagcaaaactgtcAACAGATACTATCATCTAATCATACAGCATCTTACCCACTTCAGACTTGCCCTGCTGCCCTACAGTCTAGTGTTCAGGCTCGAGGCCATGCACAGACTAGTGCTGCAATGTCACTCGCTGCTCCGCTAGAAGTGAAGCCATGTATAAGTGTCTCCTACAACCGGAGTTATCAAGTGAATGGACGATATTCCTGTATCACTCCCTGCTTTGAGAGGTGA